The following is a genomic window from Neodiprion virginianus isolate iyNeoVirg1 chromosome 1, iyNeoVirg1.1, whole genome shotgun sequence.
GACAGAGAGGCCGATGACACCTCAGATCTGTCCGACTGTTCCGCTCATTCCGACGAAGAAATTGAGGACGAACTACTCGAAGTTATCAACAACGTGATTCCAAAACCTCGAGGTAGTCCGGAAGAGTCCAGAGCTTCTGGTTTGGCGGAAGGTAAGGAAAGACTGGAAATTGAAACGCGGAGTGCAGATAATATCCGAAAGATTGGTCACGAAAATCTAACGACGAACACCGCAACCCATTTCCAAATCAACGAAGCTGGTGCCAACGGAATGACGAACGGACATAACGAACAGAAAACCGAGAGTCCATCGTCGGGGAGGTCGGATATCAAACTTGGTATTGAAGACATGCTCGTGTTCCATCTGAGGGACAAAAATACCTCGCAATCCGAGCAGAAAACTATGCGCCAGGATCAGTCGAGCGAGTTTATAGAGGCGGAAAAATCGTCGGGGAATATCGTAACGTGGGATGAAACGATCGGTGGTAGTGTAATAAAAAGTCCAGAACCAGCTTCTAGATTAAAGTCGAGCGCTTCGGTCGAAATTACGAGTCGAAACGGGACCCAAACAATCGTGGTGAACAGATCGTCGACTTCTTTTACAGAAAAGACTAATCCCGATGTGACAGGACCTCAGGTACTTGAATCGGTCTGCCGGTCCGACCAATCCAAGGATCAACAAGCCAAACGTCCATCCGTTATTACACGAGATAACGAGGTGGATAAGATGCCTCAAGACCAGCATGTTGACCTGGGGGATGATTTGTGCTCAAAAAGATGCCCAAGAACTCCGACATCATCTCCTCTCGAACAGAAAATCGGCGTCCCAGAAATTCAAACTCGTACCGACCTCCATTCGCTGGATGAAAAACTCGTATCCATCGAGACGAGGTTTGACACGAAACTTGGTTcgcttgaagaaaaattgagaagCCACGTTCCGGACCTCGAAAAGAAGCAAGACCCCAACGTAACGGAAGTCGGAAACGGAGTGGTCGAAGCGCGTTTCGCTTTCATAGAAAGCGGCAACGAGAATCATCGCACTGTGATAACCAAGGAGCACAGAGACGACCTGCAAAGTGAGTTTATTAAaccttttttcgtttcctttcGAAGTCAAGTATCGTTCACCGTTTCTCACTGCACGCTTTTGTAATCATCAGACGAGGATGGAGCTCAGCAGGAAAGCGAGTACACCGAGCATTACGACACAGCGACCCAGAGACACCTGGACAGTTTAAAGAGACCCGCAAAAGGTGGTAAAGATGACATCAAGGTAGTGGATATTCACGACGATGACGATATTCCACCGCCGATACCCTCGACTCCCCCGCCGATTGCCAGACTCAGGTATGATTCTAATGAGTTTGATTCACGTCAAGCCAGTTTTCTATTCGACACACTGTGCACACGGATGATTCACCGTCATGAATTTGAATCGAGATGTTATCTCTTTTGTTTCAATCGGAATGAAAGGTGTTCAACAAAGCGGCTGCGGCAGTATTTCAGTTATACCGACCACACGTCATGTGGTTCAACGTGTTGTCTTCgtgttttcgttttcgttcACTAATTTTATGCTGTTATGTATTTCAATCGCGCTTCCACCCTTCTTTTCCTCGCACGGTATCGTTGTTTTAATTCAAGATTTTGCTGTGCAGGCAGTGCCGCGAGGCTGCGGCGTTAGCCAACCTCGAGGTTGATCAACTCGAACCGGCCGAACGGAAAAGGGTCGAAGTTGACCTGTTTCTCGCCACCCCGCCTCGACCAGGTACTTAACCAGTTTAGATTCTCGCTCGATTTACCAATCGGCACACGTCGAGTCGCTGCTCATAAAGATGAGACGGAATATGTTATTAACGAGGCGAATTTTCACAGGCACGATAGCCGAGCGCGAGCACAAGAAGTGGGAAAATGCCGCACCGATAGAGAACAATCCTTACAGTGAGGAAAATATTCAGAAAAGATTGTGGCAACGGCAATACTCCCGGAAGGTTTCATCCGAATCTTCATCTGGGTGAGtgtgaacaaatttttttagtcattTCGTGTATTTTATGTCACCGTATCTTCGTACCATTGAGAATAACGCAAGTGGAATTTGTAGAGTAAACACCGAAATACCAAAGGTGGATGGAACCTCTATTCAAGTGGTCCTGGGCGCTGGTCAACCGGACGTTAAAAGGTAGCACACGAATCATGAAATGCTTAATCGAGTAAAGATAAAGATTGAAGAACCTTTTGCGAAATTATGAGAAGTAGATGAGAAAATTACCCCAAGTAAATGTGGAGGAAAGGAAGTGATCGGGTAAtgtgatttgattttttggaatGTGCAGGTACGGGAGAGACTACTATATCAACGAGGCAAAGAAAGCAAGTGGGGAGCGCGCTAGAAGATCGGCTATGTTGAATGCCGGAAGACCGAACAGCTCGTTATCCCAGAATTCCGGCTCGTTCGAAGGCGATATTGAACAGCAGGTGAGTTATGGACTTGAAAGATTCGAGGAGGCATCCCTGCGGGGCAGCCTTCATAGACGGAGCTTTCGAGGGCAGAATTCGAGTccccattttgtaaccaacCCTCTGCTCCACTTGCAAGTTGGCGAGGATTCGAAAGTTAGTCGAGTTGACGAGCTAAGCGACCCCTGCGTGTCCGATTCCGTAACAGACGAAGTACGAAATAGCGCGTCGTCGAGTGATCGAGGAAAAGATGCACCGATTAAAACGGTGCAACACAGAATAGTTGATCCCAGTAATGCGCACAATACCGAGTGCTCGTCTAACGAAGACTCAAATGTCACGGTAAGGAACGCAGTGTCCACAGATGCGGAatcaaaattgattaaaacCTTATCGGAGATCAAAAATCCGAAACCAAGTTCGAGCGAAAAGATACCGAGGGAACAAAACGATCGAATGGACTTCTCTGAGATGTCCTCTGAGAAATTAGCGAGCATTTCCGATTTAATGTCTGAGGGGATGAATCGCGAACTTCGAGTGTTGGACGGCAGAGGAAGATTGGTAGATATTGATACAGAGAACTTTGAAAGACTTTTCAAAACTGGAGATGCTGTCGAGAACTTTGCTGTTAATCCGTTGTATGATCTAGAAAACAATTTCCAACTGGCAAATCATAATCCACAATGTTCGAATTTTGTGGATCGAGATTCCGGAATGTATTCCATCGAATCGAACGAAGTGACGGAGACTGATAAGAGTGGGATTAGTAAAGACGAGAATGAAGAACCGCCGAAAAGATTGTCAGTTGACGAGTCGAAAAGGGGTAACGAAATCGTGACGTCCAACGGTAAGAGATACTCGAACTTTGGAAGCTTCAAGTTTCACACATTTGGTGGAATAAAGAGAAGACGCTTCAACTGGAACGACCTGGACGACGAATTCGCCGAAACGGATTCGGAAAACGAGGATATGGCCGAATACCCGGATAACATTTCGAACTTTGGCAGTATGAAGTGTCAAACTTTCGGCGGAATCAAGCAAAGAACAAATTTTGatgttaaaaatataacaaagtaCCGTAAAGTTAAATTGAGGCCAGCTCTCTCGTTCAGAGACGCTAAAGAAGCGAAGAAGCGACAGGAAACCACGTCCGAGAACGGAAAGGATATTCTGTACACCAATTTTGAGACTCGAAGAGATCCGAGCTACACAAAGTTCAGAAATGCAAAAGCGAACTCGAACGGCGAACGtgtcaagaagaagaaaccaTCGCATCACGTTAGCTCGAAAAGAGCAACAGCCGAACGGAACATCGGCGATGAAAACTTGATGGCGAGCTTTTTGAGAGATGCTCTGATGCGGCCAAAGTCGCGATTGTCGACCGACAACGAATCAATTTATTCTCTGGATACTGCAGCAGCAAGGAAATCGTCCCGTTATCGAGGATTGTCCAGCCGACCGATCAAACCTCGTTCAATTCGCGATGATACCAGTCTTAGATTAGAACCACCCGAGTCCCCGGAAGTTGTAGAAAAAAGCTTTGAAACGTTGGCCGGTTTACGGAGGAGTCGAAGTCTTAAGGACGATAGAAACAGTATTCTTAGAAGTAGCAGCGTGCGTAGAAAGATTTCCGAAGATATATCAATGTGGTGATGTATCGAAAGCACAAGATTTCAGGTGCTAATTAGTGAGAATGGAAACACTCATCTGCatacattataatatatttagaTAGGAAGAGGTAGTCGAAGTCTGATTAGGCACTTACTAGATTCATAGCGAACACGCGATTAATTGGGTCTCGGACGATATCAAGCGGAAATTACTGAGCACAGCAGCCATAAATGGAATTTGAGTAGTTTTATCGACCGTAGGAACAGGAACTTAGAAAATTGACGCAACGCGTTTTAATACACGCAATTAAATATAGCCTCAAGCATTTTTCATGTTTGATTTTTACACGTCCGCAACGCACGAAAGccagaaaacttttttgtcGTTAGAGTCTGAGCTGCCTTTCATCTGAACACTTTTTACAGcttattatacacacatatgcacacacacacatacgcacacacactGCAGTCACACATTGCATTCAACTGGAATGCTAACTCTATCAACTTGTATATACAATGCAACACacgcatacgtatatataatacatatacatacgcTATATGTATAGTTACACAGTTTTGAacttatcaaaaaataaatacgttttacggtttttcgtttctaaatttcattaattttttccctacGTAAGCACTGCACATGCATGAGATCCCCTTGTACAATGTACCTAAATGGTAAGTAAGTTCACCATGAGTTTCTATACGTTATTTCCGTCTTCGCTAACCCAGTAAAACTTTTTCTGACTAACACAGCCGGTGGTGACGATCTAACAAATCTCCTAATTTACACGAATGACTCGTGAATACTTTACTCGCACTACTTTCTAATCCTATTCAATATTACCTATCAATAATCACAGAATTTCTGCTTATCCTGTGCACACACATATAATGGGGGTCTTGTGCTAACTGATGTACCGTGATTCAAAATTGACTAATGCTGAAAGTTATTAGGTACCATGAAATTATAACTATAGTGCTTTGGCCTTGGTTTAtctattctattctataatataataaaatatttatctacAATCTGGAGACACTTGATGCTCCCGCTTATTAATGTTGTCGACGTATTGGTGAACAGTAAAATGACGCAATGTAATAATAGCCTTTGTTTTAAAGCGGGATTTGATTTGTTTTAGGATAAAATCGAGGACCAGGAACCAGAGCAGacctcaaattcggtaacGGAAGTTAAAACAAAAGCGATGACTTGGCAGCAGAATAACATTGATTCGAATAATTCTAACGTGGTATCACAGGGCAGACAGAGAGTTGAAACAACAATTCACTTGGGGATTGCTCCGAACAAGGTAGAGACCAATGACGTAGCGATAAAAAGATCAATTTCTGAAGTGGATAACTCTTTGAAAGAACAAAGTAATGAAGAGCTTTTGGAGAATGTCAGAAGGAACAGTAAGAATGAACTAAATGCGAAATTGAACAACAAGGAAGACTTGGAGAAATTGGCTGTTTCGCAAGTGAGAAGATCATTCGGCAGTGATCATcagaaatcgattaatcgcatTGACCTCAAGGCGTACGGATTCGAAAATGCAATAAAAACTAGCAGCAGTTCTACAACGAAACTGTCCGAGAAACGAGTAGTGAACAAGCTGGACTTGAAATCATACGGCTATGAGTCTGATTTGTACAGAAATCAATCTATCGGTCACATTGACGAGAAACTGAATAACGAGGTCCACGTAAAACCGAGAATTGTGAAGATGAAAACGAAATCAAATTTAACCGAACATCATGGGCAACGAGAGAGGTCCAAGAGTTCGCAAAACCTGGTAGAGTACGAAGCTTCGGGTGACTTTGATGTGTCGAAGAGTAgcgaaattttgaatgaagagaaaaacttGTCGGACGCGTTTGATGAATTCGGCGGAATGATTTCGGCCAAGTCTATGCCgaatgtaatgaaaatcgaacAGTATTCACAGAATTTGTCGGCGAAACGTAGGTACAACAATAAAGAGGATATCATTATCAGTCATTTTGGTACGAAGAAGGAAAGGTTGAAGGAGGAAGAACGATTGAGGCGAGAAATGATCAAGGCATCTTCGGCAAGCCATGGCTTATGGAAATCGGAGACTACGATTCTTACAGGTGGAAAGACTGGCTCGATAGATTTATCTTCGGACGATGAACTCGATGGCATAATTGTGAAAACGAAATCCACGGAGGTTTTGgcaaagaaagaaatattcgaaaatacTTCTGACGAGAATACTTCCGTCACCAGCAATATTAACGAAAATGATTTGCCGATGCCGTCTGTCCGCAGACTTGCTCAAGCTTTCGTCAGTTCACCGGCAGAAACACCAGCAGCTGCACCAAGGGTAAGAAAATTTGCGTAATGGACGTAGCGgaagattttatttaatttttaacaaaattgaaatttaccGCAGGTACTGAAGACGCATGGCGCTACAAAAAAGGAAAGACCCACGACTCCGGAAGTTCAGATAATAGAGACGCCAAGACAGATGCATAGTTTGACCGCAAGGTCACTTTCTCGAGAGTTCAGAGAAGGGTTGAGACAAATTCCTAACAAGATAACGTCCCCGCCAGTAAGTTATACGATCAGCGAACAATCGACGACTGTTCAAACCCACCGGGAAGTAGTTTCTTCCGAAGTTGATAGCTCTGGTGACGACGTTAAAATTATTGAACCTGGAAAGTTGaagaataatatcaaattttggGAACAACTGCAAAAGCAAAGTTAAAATTAACTTTGCACATCTGTGCCCTGTGCTGTGGAATAGCACATGATGGACGAGTTTGAGGAACAGAATCGTGACAATTTTGAGCATTTATTATCACACATCGGTATCGCATTTGCGATTGGTGCAAGACTACGGGACTGGATTTTTAATGACGAAGTAGAGGAAAGTTAAATCACGACAGAAATCGCATTCCGATCCGGAGTAAAATTCACCACTGTTGTTATGAAGAGGCTTTATTTGAACTCGCCCATCGAGATGCGTTGAAGTTTATAATATAGCTATATGTAcatgaattataaatattaagcATCTAAAGGTACGATAAATATCGGGACGGTGTACCATGATTACATTCTACCAAGTCCAGCTGCCATATTTGATTttaatgtaaaattgaaaaatattcttgtatAAGTTTTATCCGTTGTTTATTtagatttgaatattttcttccaCTCGTTATTTTGAGTTTGATATAAATTTGTTGTTGATATGTAAATGACGATGAAGTTTTGAATTAATGTGTATACGATTTTATCAGCAGATTATTCTCTAATTGACTCTAATTTAAAttcgaaaacgaaaatcaaacAAAGATTCTGCTGTCATTTTATACACTGCTTGTTTCTGTCCTTGTGTGATATATAAGGACACGTTAACGTGCGCTCCAAAAACAGAGGATGAaggggagaaagagagagaaaaaaataaggaaaaattgtgaattacCACGTATCATATATTCAATGGTGGACGGAAGTACTTCTATAGTTCAActttatttagaaaaatataacatgACCTTATTACATTGTGCCAAAGGACACGGAGTGTCGACATCCAAAGAAGGTATCTTAGGTaactcgtattaaaaaatcgatAGTAGCAtatcattcaaataaatgagATTGAGAAATTCGGTAATATGTATTTCACAATTTGTATGTGTacttatattaattattgcGAATCGTTGCATATTTTAGGATAATAAAACTGTATAAAATGTATCGATGCTTATGTTCTAAATGatatgtttgaattttcagtACAAAACATTCTTTTGAGATGCGAAAAGTAAAATATCACAAGTGTTCATGTCACAGAATAGAAGCAGCGAACATCATGACGAATACTGAATGTTGCAATTCTCAATATTAACATATTCCTCATTACTCATTCACATACATCAACTTATCTCTATTGGCaccatatttatacataaaataaaataatcttgGAATATTCGCTGTCGCATATAAGTAAATTGACTTTTTCCAACGGACAGTCTGACAGCAAATGCAGTAGAATGTGAATGTCTATACATAATCAGTAGTAAATTGATTTAACTTTGTGAAAAGGTATACTCTCTAAATTTTCGGCATGTTGTCTCCGGTAGTCCCATAAGAAATGATCGATCAAAATAGCATTGCAATCGGACTTTTTCAAGGCAAGATCAGGAGAAGCCTCAATTAAAGACTTAACTTCGTCTTTTACTTGTTCGATCACTTCAATTGAACAGCCACGAATCTCAACCTCTAAGGGACTGCCTGGTGGTAATACAGTGTCTGGAAACAAGGCAATGTGGTACAAGTCACAGTACGACTTCTGTTTATCCAAAATTAAACAACCAAACACCAGCAAAGCAGGAAAGTTTTTACTTtatagataaattattattctgatAGTGAATGATAATGCAAAGATTACTTACTCGACTGAAGAATCTCGAGGAGATATTTGCTGTATCGCATTGCCCCAAAGTGTACTAAAACTTGAGGCACTCTGTAGTCAGCAAACATTGTTATTTTATCAATATCGTGGAATTCGCCAAGTCCCTTTCCCCCGTAACAGGCCCAGATATCTCCGATCAGAATCTGGGCTCTTTTGTAAAACGACACTGGGACCAATCAATTTTAGTAGAATTATTAATACGATCAATGTCACTGACAGTTTGCATTCAAACTTACCTCTGTGTCCTTTGTAATCTGCCTCATCTCTGAAGCATTCAAAGTCCGTCACAATGAgcttcaacaatttttctgcCGAATTTTTGCAGGAGTATATACAGTTCACAAAAGATCCTGTAAGCCAATAAAGATAAGTAATGAACATCCCGTAATGAGGATCAAAATCTACTCATAAACAGAATCACAACAAGGTTCTCAAGCATTACATGTCGATTGCGACGTGTAAtgttaattcaaaaaattcaattacataCCATAATACTTCTTTGTTAGAACCCTTCCAATTTCGTGTAAACATTTTAATCGTTCCATAAACAAAGGTATTTTAGCACTTGCATTGTCTCCTTGCAAAATAAACTCTAAGTCCTCTTTCGTAATTGCAGAATAGAAGAAGGGCTCTGTTCGCAATTGGTTTTGCTAAAATCAAAGGAAATAAATTATGATCGGTGAAAGTCGGTTCATACGACACATCCTTCACATTGTGttgtaaaaacaaacaaaaaaagttttcctcgcactctcatttattttatcttcaaGCGACCTTCACGTCTACTCTGAAAACTTGTCAAAATCAAGAAATTATGATGTCAAGcttcattatattattttcataaaaatttaacaaatataCAAATGGCGGCTTCTCTTGCTTTTCGCTAATCTGCGTAGTTGATCTGTGCTTGTAAAATTGACACAAACAACCTCATCAAAATGTCTTGTCGAGACAAATCTGTTGCACTTGAGTTAATTGCATTGAAGAAACCAACGTAAGTAATACTTCGTAAAATAATAACTAGagtctgtttctttttttttgctaaaagATAGCTACTAGAAACTCAATAAAGTTAATAACCGCTACGCGAAAATAACTTTCCAACCTGTATTATATCGATACCAGTGCTATAAAACCAATTTTGGTCGGTACCAAAAAAGCAAGATATTCGTGCATTTTCTATTGTATTATTTTAGAGCTTTGGACGAACTTATTAACTCAATACCAAAGCCTAAAGGAGCAACACCAAACTTTGGTTTACCAAGATGGAAAGTTATGCCGTTAGAATCAAAAATTCCAATGATTCCTGGCCCCAAGGGATCTTACCACTTTACTCGAAACAAGATTGGAAGAAAGCTTTGGGTCGGTTCTGCGGATGCACAATTTGATTTAAGCGATCCATACAATTATGAAGCGGAGTGGATCTACGATCCGCTGCACGACGAACAcctaaagaaattttttttacggcCTATCAACATTAAGAGAATGATGAAGATCGGATTGGTAACAAAAAAACTTGATGCGAAATGTTCAGTTAAagattataatatgtatagaAAATACTTGAAGAAATTATACAATGACAGCATCAATCTAGAAATCAAACACAGGGCAAGTATGgatttagaaagaaaaactttgtACTTTACTGAGAAACTTGCTGAAAAAGACATTGAAAGGTAAAGCATTCAACTAAGAAATACATTAGGAAATGTAAAATGTTGCACAACTCAATggtgtttcaatattttagaATGAAGGCAAGAGAAAAAAGGATGGAAGCCACTAGTCTGTTGCTAGAAAAAAACAGactcgaagaagaagaaaagatgcagaaacaaaaagaaagacaaataaaaatcgaacAGAGGCTTAGAGatctcaaatttaaaaaaatacaggaTAAAAAAATGCGCATTCAGAAGGCTTGGGAAGAAGCGGAGATTTTGAGGCGAAAACATGAAGCAGCTGCATACATTGAGCGTCAAAAAATAGTCAAAACACTGAAACGATGGAGAGACAGTGAATGTCAACGTAAAACAGCTAgggtaaaaagaaaacttcaGGAGAAGCAAGCGAAGCAAACGGCTGTGGAAgaaaagtaatattttttcagcattGATATACATTTGCAGTGAGAGTTCTTTGAGATGTGACTCAGTAATTTTATCGTTTCATTCCAGATGGAGGCTGAGGCAAGAAATGCAACGAAAACaaatagaaagagaaaattttttacagcaTTGTTCAATTGAAGAACGTGCAATTAATATCAAGGCATATGACACCAAAGTCGACAGAGAACGGGCAAGAATGCAAAGTAAGTGTGTGAAAATGAACGTCATCGCCTAATTCTAATAATACTACATGAATAATTAATAGTAGTAAATTAATGTTTCCCAATAAGTACAAtaatagtattattatttacaggAATGGGGGAGCAGTATAAAATGTTTATGAAATGCTACGCAAGCAGGCATGTGGCTGGCCAAAGGGATGGAATGTGTTGCATAAAAAGGCATCGAAAGCATAAGGTAAGACGAACGAATAAGAAACTGAAAAGGTAATTAATATGGCATCTAATGTCTGTTTGAATCAGATGAATGGGAAGGACGTCATCAATTCATGTTCCGGTAAAACATATAAGCATAAGAATGAGAAGGTAATTAAATAACATATATAATTCTTGTACAAAACTTTACTTCGTGCtgatctgaaattttcatttgcatGAATGTAtctacgaaaataaatattttagcTGAATGAAGAAGTGAAAGTGCAtattaagaaaaaacaaaaaaaagggaaatgcaataaaaagaaacgaattttAGAACCATCGTCAGAGCCTGAACCTGAGGAAATATGCACAGGAACTAAAACACCATTTTTACGCATAAACGAGCAACCTGTATTGAAAGATAAATGTGAATGCGAGAAGGTCAAGGCAGAATGGCTTCAACGCCAACAGATCAGTatttaattttcgaattttcataccattctataaatatttaagCCATGTCTCGTGTAATGAACAAACTTGGGGAAACAGatagaataataatacatattgTTAATTGAGTTTTCATATAAAATTTGTGCTTATGATCATTCTGTAATATATATTAGTTCAAAAGAAATTCTAATTGAAGCAATTAGCAAAACGTTTGCAGACCATCTTTTTATATGGTaaatggattgaaattttattcattccaTTGAATGACTTGCGCTGAGTTTTACTGATATATCGATACAAGGGGTAGATACTGAGAAATTTTGTAGTGCTTACGGAAATAGCTCGTTTTAAAGCAGCGCAGAGAGCGAAGTACCCGGTATGTTTGGTTACTTCCCATTTTGTATCATCTCCTTCAGGCCAAAAACAGAAATTCAAGGTATCCAGTAAAAAAATCCAGTCTACTGTTCTCGGGTCATGTTTGCTCGGATGCAAATTGTGCTGAGAGAAATTGTCGATGTGTACGTCACGACTTTTTAACCCTCTGAGGACCTGTGCATTGATAGTAAAAcagtcttattgttagttgcAAAATAATTTGTCTGATGCTAAGTCGCTTATAGTAGAAAGGATTATTTCTGAGTCtaaaataaacgaatttcGGCATTTCATTTCCACTTTTGAGAAGTGTGAGGTTATTTCTGCGTACCCGCATTTATAAAATTCTCAGTTACATGAATCCAatcttgaaataatttgtgaaaGTAACATGCTCGTTTACAAATACAATACGATCAGTACTGTCAAACTGAGTGTCGAAatgaaccgtttgaaataagAGAAAACAGCTGAGCATATAAATGGAGTACAAGAATTAGTTTTACCCACTTCTTGCGCAATTCTCTGGATACCAGTCTTCTCGATGAAAACGTTTGTCGATAAACTAGCTATTAATTTAGCTGATTCCCGAGGATTCAAAGTCTTTTGAGTAGCCATTTGTGGTCGCTGCTAAAGGTTTAGAAATCAGGAATGTGATAACCGACAAGCCTCGTACAAATTCCTTCTTAGATTGACTCATCGTCAGACGACAGGGGCGACAGTTCGCCTTCATTGCTATAGTCACGTGATTGCCGGTTGCCAGGCAATCTCGAAAGATGTAAACAAACATGGCGgcatttgtgaaaatttgtcgcGACGACGTGCtcaatgtttttttatctGTTAATCATTATGTGTATAGAGTTTTTACCCTCGTTCCGCGTTTTTGGTGAGTGTAACGAAATCAGATGATGCAAAAGAAAATTAAGGTACGATTTTTTACTCTTGAAAGCAAAGATAAACGCGATATTTcgattttacgatatttttatgcatttgGACGATATGCGTTAAGTTTACAAGgttttatgaaaattggatATACGAAGGTCTAGATGTTCATATGCGGTTATTTCATCATCTCtgaattcatttaattttctttttttccttgaaaataacatttattcACTACCTAAGATTGCATGAGTtttattagaaaataaaatcccaGAAACAATGATTGTTTTCGGTGATTACAAATGCAAAGACCTTAGTataacatttataaatattaaacttatttatcaatcatagtgtaataaaataattcatacaaTATAAAGCAAAATAGCAATACATCTTGGGATAGTGAGTCATATAATCGTATAGCTTTATATGCATGCGTAATATACATAAGTACAGAGCCAAAGTTCCAAAGTGTCACATTACTTTATTTACTCAATAGTAACATTTACTAATACATAATTTAATTGATATAACTGTATTTCTTGTGTgttgatttcattttattatatttttgtttcttttttcttctttacatCCGGACATGCTTCACTTATTTAACGATACACTcgattgtaaatattatcCTAAATTCAATATTGATTCAATGTAGGCAACTATTATCTGTGTTTTGAGGGGCAGTGGCGAATATcgggatatttttttctctgcattcgtttttctttatttatttttttcgtcattttcacCACATTCATCGACCCGAATTCAATAACTTATGTA
Proteins encoded in this region:
- the LOC124305869 gene encoding uncharacterized protein LOC124305869 isoform X6, which gives rise to MQSNAETGIEPYEYQLILEVLRRDALILDSVRVKLSRAAKEAKDEKTKQTLDDSRCACCLKPFVVGRGVGCGECGSRVCRKGCSRWDTPDNAWHCLFCHQRRLLQLWLRRNEKWFETFGGLSADHDDASHRFSTAKSEVFLAGADYAGVGPGVGLAAGGEEDAGDSVERVREFVERIVEGLVGDVDEIPIDRLYDHTAYDRFVANYKQPLAGALARLAIALQLSIGNKPAADTPTMAHAALRDLVERAVEEARKLPGLGNPDAGRSTEPGDVADQTYEDLLATAILNKVIEKYQNERVDDNSNTVGAKRTSPNQKYITSEIEVGLDEGVEEGSSSLEPLSQDEYGSDCSAPPSKYSINRQEPLSLTIEEHIEEVTTTYTSDEEEREEAAANGLNFNNAHRVPFPEFGMDIIDLSQESSEELLDETSTPTHVDLVTPVESWEENWLFQKKKMQAQSEPVSMLVPNPSEDLKPLIGDREADDTSDLSDCSAHSDEEIEDELLEVINNVIPKPRGSPEESRASGLAEGKERLEIETRSADNIRKIGHENLTTNTATHFQINEAGANGMTNGHNEQKTESPSSGRSDIKLGIEDMLVFHLRDKNTSQSEQKTMRQDQSSEFIEAEKSSGNIVTWDETIGGSVIKSPEPASRLKSSASVEITSRNGTQTIVVNRSSTSFTEKTNPDVTGPQVLESVCRSDQSKDQQAKRPSVITRDNEVDKMPQDQHVDLGDDLCSKRCPRTPTSSPLEQKIGVPEIQTRTDLHSLDEKLVSIETRFDTKLGSLEEKLRSHVPDLEKKQDPNVTEVGNGVVEARFAFIESGNENHRTVITKEHRDDLQNEDGAQQESEYTEHYDTATQRHLDSLKRPAKGGKDDIKVVDIHDDDDIPPPIPSTPPPIARLRQCREAAALANLEVDQLEPAERKRVEVDLFLATPPRPGTIAEREHKKWENAAPIENNPYSEENIQKRLWQRQYSRKVSSESSSGVNTEIPKVDGTSIQVVLGAGQPDVKRYGRDYYINEAKKASGERARRSAMLNAGRPNSSLSQNSGSFEGDIEQQDKIEDQEPEQTSNSVTEVKTKAMTWQQNNIDSNNSNVVSQGRQRVETTIHLGIAPNKVETNDVAIKRSISEVDNSLKEQSNEELLENVRRNSKNELNAKLNNKEDLEKLAVSQVRRSFGSDHQKSINRIDLKAYGFENAIKTSSSSTTKLSEKRVVNKLDLKSYGYESDLYRNQSIGHIDEKLNNEVHVKPRIVKMKTKSNLTEHHGQRERSKSSQNLVEYEASGDFDVSKSSEILNEEKNLSDAFDEFGGMISAKSMPNVMKIEQYSQNLSAKRRYNNKEDIIISHFGTKKERLKEEERLRREMIKASSASHGLWKSETTILTGGKTGSIDLSSDDELDGIIVKTKSTEVLAKKEIFENTSDENTSVTSNINENDLPMPSVRRLAQAFVSSPAETPAAAPRVLKTHGATKKERPTTPEVQIIETPRQMHSLTARSLSREFREGLRQIPNKITSPPVSYTISEQSTTVQTHREVVSSEVDSSGDDVKIIEPGKLKNNIKFWEQLQKQS